AATGCGTAATCTTTGTCGATTTTTtacacacaaatatatatatagatatatattactACGGCACTAAGACCAGCCGCAACGCTGATCCTTAATGGATCCTTAGCGCCAAATCCGATGGTTATCGGaataaagaaatattatttaaccgAAATAATCCAAGGATCAATCCGTAAATAAGGATTTAACGGAGTTGATCCTTAGAGACGTGGCACGTTTTGGTTCGTCCGTCGGCTTTGTCATTCATAcgtatcaaaaaaaaattattcattttcGACCAAAGGCGAGGAAAAAAAAACGTCTCGAGTGAAGGCGATATCAAAGGCGATTCGATCCATCCCGAAAAGAAGGTAAATCGTAGGGTGATTTTGTAGATTTATGCGTCaagatttgttttctttgttgtttttcCTCAAATTAGGGTTAGGTTGTGAAGATTCAATCGATTTGTCttttaaaattagggtttcaatcgatttggggttttcacttgatttagggttttcaatctattttgttttgaaacgaTTTGCGGATATTCTCGTTCAATTACAATATTCTTTGATGTTCTTATTTGTGTTAGATTACGGTTTATATGTGATTCATGTTTGCTTACGGTTTGCTCAATCCGTGCTCGTTTCTAAAGATTtgtggttgttgttgtttataTCATCTTCGTTACTAAAAATCTTGGTTTTCTTTCAGGTTTAACCAATCATGGGACAAGACTATTCGTACAGCCAGCCGTCTTCGTCAGATGAGTTCGACATGACGTACCTTCTTGAAGCAGAGGCTGCTCTTTACGCGGATGAAGGACATAGTAGTTTCTCTGTTGGCGAGCCGGTTCGCAACCCACCTGAGGCTGATGATGGCATCCCAACGAGATGTTACTGTAGCAGTGAGGCTGCTATTGCAACATCTTACACGCGAAAAAATCCAGGGAGGTTGTACTACACGTGCGAGAATAGAGATGATGGGGGCTGCCACATATGGAAATGGTGGGATGTGGCAGTCACGGAGGAGGTGTTTGAGGTTCAGAGAGAACTCAGGCTGCTTAAGGAGCAAGGTTTCGAGAAGACCGTCTGTGAGCTCAAGAAGAACAAAGAGTCTACAAATGGCTATGCGTTGGAAGTTTGTGTAATGGTCTCCGTATTGGTTTTTCTAGGTTTGGCGCTTATGTTTGTCAATGGTACGTATCTCTCTtgagtttttgtttgttcttcatGATATTTTGTAAAACTTATGACAATTTGATCTAATGTTTATGCAGGAAGAGCTTCAAAGATGTAAACGAGAGTGTCGAGAAGCTCGAGTCTCTCTTTAGGTACGATACCACAACTGCCTAGTCTCTTTTCTAATAACTATAAACGAATAGTAgtgtatttgtatttgtatttgtatttgtatacCTCATAAATTGGTTCTAGTTTAGTAGAAGCTAGTTGTTTGGTTTCTCTGCATTGGTGGTAATTGCTAGTTAAGTAGAACCTATTTAGTTTGGTTTCTATCTTCATACCGCCATAgatttgattgttttaaatgGCTGTTACCGTGATTTGATTGGTGTTTAATGCAAGTAGTTAGCTTTCTACCTTCCTCACTGCTCGGTTTTAATTGGCTTTTAATGTTTGTTAGTTTAATCTTGCCTATTTAACTATCTGTGTTGCTATTAGAGTAACACAGAGCAATCTCTAAACATGGATAAACAAACTAGTTATGTAAACCTCAGCTTTAGTCAATCTCAGACTACAGTGGACCTTGAATCACCCGAACCTTATTGGTTCGGTACCCAAGGTCCTGATGAGTCAGTTCTCGAGTCTCCTCTCAACTCTGCTTTCGGCACTAGTGCCAAGGAGAGGAGGAAATGGTCCCCGAGGGAGGACAAAATCCTTATTGGTGCTTGGCTTAACACCAGTAAGGATGCGGTGGTGAGCAATGACCAGAAAGCTGGTCGCTTCTGGAAGAGGATTGTCGACTACTACAACAACTGCCCGCAACTGGTGGGAGCAACACCTAGAGAGCTGAATCAGTGCAAGCAGAGGTGGGCTAGGATTAACGAGCAAGTCAGCAAGTTCGTTGGATCATATGACGCGGCTCTGTGGGAGCAGAGAAGTGGTCAAAATGATGATGACGTGACGAAAGCTGCTCTAGAGTACTTCTTCAATCGTCACGGGACCAAGTTTGTCATGGAACATGCATGGAGGGAGTTGAGGCATGACCAGAAATGGGCCTCCACCTATGTGGGTAAGGACGGTGGGAATGAAAAGCGGAAACAAGTTGatatagaagaagaagtgggagaACCAGAGGGTAGACCTATGGGGATCAAGGCTTCTAAAGCTGctgctaagaagaagaagaatggtaAAGAAGAGTCGTTGTCACAGATTCAGGCCATAATGGAGATGAAGTCAAAAGTGTCAAAGCAGAAGTTGCTTGAACGTCTACTTAGCAAAAAGACCCACTCACTGAGATGGAAACATCTCTTAAGCTCAAACTCAGGTCTGAGATGTTATGAGGTTAGGTTGCATAGTTAGCGTTCGTATTCAACCTATGTGTCGAGTAGTTACATGTTGTTTGATTGCATAGTTAGCTGTATTGAACCTATGTGTGGAGGAAAAGTAATAACTCTTGTCTTTCTTTCAGTTTAATGTGTTGAGCAAAAGTAATAACTATGTGTGTACTCTTTCAGGTTCAGCAGTAGGGTCACGGGTGTTGCAATGCACGGGTGAAGATTGTCACGGGCTGTGAAGAACTCAAAGTCACGGGTGCTTCTGTTTTTCTAGCATGTGAAGATTGTCACGGGTGCTTATGTTTCACGTTAATGTAGTATAAGTAGTAGTCATTGTTGTTTAAACTATGTATCTCGTTCTCCTATGCACTTTCATCATTCTAActttgaaaattattatatcCATAAAACCGGACATCTAGCCAAAGTTAATTGAATATCAAAGTATATATAATCCATTTATCAGTGTCTGGCCAGATAATCAAATGTTTAATCGATTCTAGCAAAtcgtaagttttgttttatcaCCCCCAAACtaggcctgagacttttatccg
Above is a window of Brassica napus cultivar Da-Ae unplaced genomic scaffold, Da-Ae ScsIHWf_450;HRSCAF=686, whole genome shotgun sequence DNA encoding:
- the LOC125604015 gene encoding glutathione S-transferase T3-like, with the translated sequence MDKQTSYVNLSFSQSQTTVDLESPEPYWFGTQGPDESVLESPLNSAFGTSAKERRKWSPREDKILIGAWLNTSKDAVVSNDQKAGRFWKRIVDYYNNCPQLVGATPRELNQCKQRWARINEQVSKFVGSYDAALWEQRSGQNDDDVTKAALEYFFNRHGTKFVMEHAWRELRHDQKWASTYVGKDGGNEKRKQVDIEEEVGEPEGRPMGIKASKAAAKKKKNGKEESLSQIQAIMEMKSKVSKQKLLERLLSKKTHSLRWKHLLSSNSGSAVGSRVLQCTGEDCHGL